One window of Isachenkonia alkalipeptolytica genomic DNA carries:
- a CDS encoding Eco57I restriction-modification methylase domain-containing protein, protein MKVDTTGINNYNEYYTNHYFATTFGENAKDQISKWREEAKEVEETRTPWALIRECSRQYSTLHEKYYRTRGKQAYPMIQEMADCYLNALGFGNANPLEVEVAENLTVPVYLEIKKTNGAPLLWVVLGHSEETDDNIMQGNSFLPTAEDQDNGSHKLFDNLNNEELATKALFVSDEPPRWVIFVGMNQIALIDRNKWNEKRYIHFDLAEIFGRREETTLQAMAVLLHKDTLCPEEGIPLHDELDEVSHKNAAGVSKDLKYALRESIELLGNEILYDMKFRQGIDIEKHPVDPTELSTQCLRYMYRMLFVLFIESRPELGYAPMKAQTYVQGYSLEGLRDIADNVREEIEEVGNGYYLDHTLSKLFELIYNGYPKTEEELNKLLGNDSLHDVFIIEPLKAHIFDREFTPLISNAKLRNKVMLRIITLMSIARPKGKKNERKGRISYSALGINQMGAVYESLLSYRGFIAEEDLYEVKRAKDKFDELDVGYFVTENELNNYTEEERVRYEKGENKGKLRKYDKGSFIYRLAGREREKSASYYTPEVLTKSLVKYALKELLEDKSADEIIELTICEPAMGSAAFLNEAINQLAEAYLNKKQEETGVSISYEDRFKELQKVKMYIADRNTFGIDLNPIAVELAEVSLWLNTIYEGGYVPWFGMQLVNGNSLIGARKQVYRIEQLETAKGPTKWYMNEPERVKPGKNRMPKKQVYHFLTGDPGMANYKDKVIKSLEPEKIKQMDKWNKTFTKPHSEDEIQSLLRLSRIIDDLWHKQVELRRSIKEQTTDPLSIFGYEEDRDISKTTIREKDRIFKEMYKSEKMSNAGPYARLKFAMDYWCALWFWPIDQADELPSRSEFLYDMSLILEGGIVSVSKTPMLGQISFLETENEKLAEHISKVYGDLPEVDLEALCKNSRRLRLVKEIAEQNKFMHWELEFADIFEVNGGFDLILGNPPWIKIEWNEKNILSDFNPSFIIRNTSATAASKLREIELKSDEAYKLYLNEYNHASGLQTYLNQIQNYSELEGLKTNLYKCFLPLGWNYSCKNGIVAYLHPEGVYTESKGGKLRSLMFTRLRKHFQFQNQKNYFEIGHRERYSINIYGDEKRIEFETIANLIEVKTIDKCYELNSTEGQVPGIKDNDGNWSVDGHNDRMIKITKNELMVFSELFDGNNHYLFARLPAVHAVQLIKVFDTIANYSLKLNKDTENVFSTQMWQETGDQKSGLIERKTVFPEGLYQMIYSGPHIGVSNPLYKTPRRISEKKGDYESIDIDYIDELYCQRTNYVPGISKNEFFDHSPRTNWGTNYLNEYKVIMRRRLNLSGERTLIPAIVAPQTSHIHTITGLSFKNNDNLLLFTGLLSSIVYDAIIKNIGKEDVYFETLKNLPILKLDYIAKRIIIRSRLLNCLNKAYSTLWDESMDNLPEKDEWSKKDNRLKSHFFSNVKNKWQKKNTLTSDFERRQALIEIDVLTSIGLGLRLDQLTNVYRIQFPVLQDNEANTWYDKNGRIVFTTNRALTNVGLPRSVWEKIKEAESGTFTKTYLDDTMPGGPVERSIEYVAPFDRCDREKDYETAWRFFEEKYNE, encoded by the coding sequence ATGAAGGTTGATACTACAGGGATCAATAACTATAACGAATACTATACAAATCATTATTTTGCCACAACCTTTGGCGAAAACGCAAAAGATCAGATTAGTAAATGGAGGGAAGAAGCGAAGGAAGTAGAAGAGACACGTACTCCTTGGGCATTGATTAGAGAGTGCAGTAGACAATACAGTACTCTGCATGAAAAGTATTACCGTACAAGAGGGAAACAAGCATATCCAATGATTCAGGAAATGGCAGACTGTTATTTGAATGCTTTGGGTTTTGGGAATGCTAATCCATTGGAAGTAGAGGTTGCTGAAAACCTGACAGTCCCGGTATACTTGGAAATTAAAAAAACCAACGGAGCACCACTTCTCTGGGTGGTTCTTGGACATTCTGAAGAAACTGATGACAATATCATGCAAGGAAACAGCTTTTTACCTACTGCAGAGGATCAAGACAATGGGAGTCATAAATTATTTGACAACTTGAATAACGAGGAACTTGCTACTAAAGCTCTTTTTGTTAGTGATGAACCGCCAAGATGGGTAATTTTTGTTGGTATGAATCAAATCGCTTTAATAGATCGAAATAAATGGAATGAAAAGCGTTATATACATTTCGATTTAGCTGAAATATTTGGAAGACGAGAAGAAACTACACTTCAGGCAATGGCAGTATTACTCCATAAGGATACACTTTGTCCAGAAGAAGGTATTCCGTTACATGATGAATTGGATGAGGTGTCTCATAAAAATGCTGCCGGGGTTTCGAAGGATTTAAAATATGCATTAAGAGAATCTATTGAGTTATTAGGTAATGAGATTCTTTATGATATGAAATTTAGACAGGGTATTGATATAGAGAAGCACCCTGTAGATCCTACTGAACTTAGCACACAATGTTTACGATACATGTATAGAATGCTTTTTGTACTTTTTATTGAATCAAGACCGGAACTGGGATATGCACCTATGAAAGCACAAACTTATGTACAAGGTTATTCCTTAGAAGGTCTTAGAGATATTGCTGACAATGTCCGGGAAGAAATTGAGGAAGTGGGTAATGGGTATTATTTAGATCATACGTTAAGTAAACTCTTTGAACTAATTTATAACGGTTATCCAAAAACAGAAGAAGAGTTAAATAAACTTTTAGGGAATGATTCATTGCATGATGTTTTTATCATTGAACCATTAAAAGCGCATATATTTGATCGCGAGTTTACACCTTTAATCTCTAACGCTAAATTAAGAAACAAAGTTATGTTGAGGATAATTACCTTAATGAGTATTGCTCGGCCAAAAGGCAAAAAAAACGAAAGGAAAGGAAGGATTTCCTATTCCGCCCTCGGCATTAACCAAATGGGAGCGGTGTATGAGTCTTTACTTTCTTATAGAGGATTCATTGCCGAAGAAGATCTATATGAAGTTAAAAGAGCCAAAGATAAATTTGATGAGTTGGACGTTGGTTACTTTGTGACTGAAAATGAGCTGAATAATTATACTGAAGAAGAACGAGTGAGATATGAAAAAGGGGAAAATAAAGGGAAACTACGAAAATATGATAAAGGGTCATTTATTTATCGTCTTGCAGGGAGAGAGCGAGAAAAATCCGCCTCCTATTATACTCCGGAAGTCTTAACAAAGTCCTTAGTAAAGTATGCCCTAAAAGAGCTATTAGAGGATAAATCTGCAGATGAAATAATAGAGCTGACAATTTGCGAGCCAGCCATGGGAAGCGCAGCGTTCCTAAATGAAGCGATTAACCAGCTTGCGGAAGCTTATCTTAATAAAAAACAAGAAGAAACGGGTGTTTCGATTTCTTATGAAGATCGCTTTAAAGAACTGCAAAAAGTAAAGATGTATATTGCCGATAGAAATACATTTGGAATTGATCTCAACCCTATCGCAGTAGAATTGGCGGAGGTTTCTTTATGGCTTAATACTATTTATGAAGGTGGATATGTGCCATGGTTTGGTATGCAACTAGTCAACGGTAATTCTTTAATTGGTGCTAGAAAACAGGTCTACAGGATCGAACAGTTGGAAACTGCTAAAGGTCCAACAAAATGGTACATGAATGAACCAGAACGAGTCAAACCAGGGAAAAATCGCATGCCTAAAAAGCAAGTATACCACTTTCTTACTGGAGACCCTGGGATGGCAAATTATAAAGATAAGGTTATTAAATCCTTAGAGCCAGAAAAAATCAAACAGATGGATAAGTGGAATAAAACATTTACAAAACCACATTCTGAGGATGAAATACAGTCATTACTAAGGCTTTCAAGGATTATTGATGATTTATGGCATAAACAAGTAGAGCTTAGGAGAAGTATCAAAGAGCAAACAACGGATCCCTTATCAATTTTTGGATATGAAGAAGATAGGGACATCTCAAAAACTACCATAAGAGAAAAAGATCGTATTTTTAAAGAAATGTATAAATCCGAAAAAATGAGTAATGCCGGTCCTTATGCAAGGTTAAAATTTGCAATGGATTACTGGTGCGCTTTATGGTTCTGGCCAATTGACCAAGCAGACGAATTACCTTCGAGAAGTGAATTTTTATACGATATGTCGTTAATCCTAGAAGGGGGAATTGTTTCAGTTTCAAAGACTCCTATGCTAGGACAAATATCATTTCTAGAAACTGAAAATGAAAAACTAGCAGAACACATATCAAAAGTGTATGGAGACTTACCGGAAGTTGATTTAGAAGCACTTTGTAAAAATAGTAGAAGACTTAGGTTAGTTAAAGAGATAGCAGAGCAGAATAAGTTTATGCACTGGGAGCTGGAATTTGCGGATATTTTCGAAGTTAATGGAGGATTTGATCTAATTCTTGGTAACCCACCGTGGATAAAAATTGAGTGGAATGAAAAAAACATTTTATCAGATTTCAATCCATCTTTTATTATTAGAAATACTTCAGCAACTGCGGCATCAAAGTTACGAGAGATTGAACTAAAAAGTGATGAAGCATACAAATTATATTTAAATGAGTATAACCATGCAAGTGGCTTACAAACTTATTTGAATCAAATACAAAATTATTCCGAATTGGAAGGATTAAAAACCAATCTATATAAATGTTTCTTACCATTGGGCTGGAATTATAGTTGTAAAAATGGAATTGTGGCCTATCTGCATCCAGAAGGTGTATACACAGAATCAAAAGGTGGAAAGTTGCGTTCATTAATGTTTACTAGGTTGAGAAAACATTTTCAGTTTCAAAATCAAAAAAACTATTTCGAAATTGGTCATCGTGAACGTTATAGTATCAATATTTATGGCGACGAGAAACGCATTGAATTTGAGACTATTGCCAATTTAATTGAAGTTAAAACTATTGATAAATGTTATGAATTGAACAGTACAGAGGGCCAAGTACCTGGAATAAAAGATAACGATGGGAATTGGAGTGTTGATGGGCATAACGATAGAATGATAAAGATAACCAAAAATGAACTTATGGTTTTTTCGGAATTATTTGACGGAAATAATCATTATCTATTTGCCAGATTACCAGCAGTACATGCGGTACAACTAATTAAGGTATTCGATACTATAGCTAATTATTCACTCAAGTTAAATAAAGATACAGAAAATGTATTTAGCACCCAAATGTGGCAAGAAACAGGTGATCAAAAATCAGGCTTAATTGAACGTAAAACGGTGTTTCCTGAAGGACTTTATCAGATGATATACTCTGGACCACACATAGGTGTTTCAAATCCGTTGTATAAAACACCAAGACGTATATCAGAAAAAAAAGGTGATTATGAATCAATAGATATAGATTATATTGATGAACTGTATTGTCAAAGAACCAACTATGTACCAGGTATAAGTAAAAATGAATTTTTTGATCATTCTCCAAGAACAAACTGGGGTACCAACTATCTCAATGAATATAAGGTAATAATGAGAAGAAGATTGAATCTTAGTGGTGAAAGAACTTTAATTCCAGCAATAGTTGCACCACAGACTAGTCATATTCATACTATCACAGGCTTAAGTTTTAAAAATAATGATAACCTATTATTATTCACTGGCCTATTATCTTCAATAGTATATGATGCCATCATTAAAAACATAGGTAAGGAGGACGTTTACTTTGAAACACTTAAAAACCTTCCAATTTTAAAATTAGACTATATTGCAAAGCGGATTATAATTAGATCAAGATTGCTGAACTGCTTAAATAAAGCATATTCAACTTTATGGGATGAATCGATGGATAACTTGCCAGAAAAAGATGAATGGTCCAAAAAAGATAATAGACTTAAGAGCCATTTTTTTAGTAATGTTAAAAATAAGTGGCAAAAAAAGAACACCTTAACTTCAGATTTTGAACGAAGGCAAGCACTAATTGAGATTGATGTTTTAACGTCAATAGGATTAGGATTAAGACTTGATCAATTGACCAACGTTTATCGTATACAATTCCCAGTCTTACAAGATAATGAGGCAAATACTTGGTATGACAAAAATGGAAGAATTGTCTTTACCACAAATAGAGCATTAACAAACGTAGGTTTACCAAGGTCGGTATGGGAAAAAATAAAAGAAGCAGAGAGTGGAACTTTCACTAAAACATATTTGGATGATACAATGCCCGGAGGGCCTGTAGAAAGAAGCATAGAATATGTTGCCCCATTTGATCGTTGTGATCGAGAAAAAGACTATGAAACCGCATGGAGATTCTTCGAAGAAAAATACAATGAATAA
- a CDS encoding DEAD/DEAH box helicase — translation MLPSTLASQLKQGLSDYIETTFLMTNPTFLGSLKKLVETKGAVFHEPYISVKLPFRVADEIPDYFEAINQKYKPYNHQLKAFQRLTGEDGKSTLVATGTGSGKTECFLYPILEYCYKHRGESGIKALIIYPMNALASDQAKRIAELINENPKLKGNVTAGMYVGGSEEHPKRIMGKDSVITDHETLLNAPPDILLTNYKMLDYLLVRPKDANLWSENDPETLKYIAVDELHTFDGAQGTDLACLLRRLKSRLYTPAGHLCCIGTSATMGSEENAKHISRYASNVFGESFDEDAVVIEDRQSAVDFFAEFEVKDFTFPSKNRLQELKDTIEDGDESEYLRLATELWFDDNFDKSNIMTPNTRLEIGRRLMEHSFMRSLTTLTDNQYIQTETIYKELYISHPELDDIKNHPEFLDAFFALISHARTGNELNLCPFLTVQVQLWMRELRRLLAKVTTDDIEYAIASDLNEQQAKNYLPVVNCRDCGETGWVSIANERGNLTLKNLNVFYNLYFKQDDNITMVFPHKYDGTKHKFLEASLCPECLQLEVGPEKNHVCNEGGEKLLDVIIPSKLETSGSKNRKQYVCPFCSSKRGLSIIGLRSATAISASVSQMFASRFNDDKKTLAFSDNVQDAAHRAGFFNSRTWRFGLRSAIQRFAIFKGKGLNLEDFSKGFINYWYSQLTKEEFVSYFIAPNMTWKTTYENMLVNGKLTQNENSKKLIREIERRLNYEIMLEYGSASQIGRTLEKSRCSTIIFNNEMVTKVSKNIQTRAINELAALNNSELKVFMKMVVGFLNLVRRNGAFNDTSFYSYTQENGRPYLLSHDYTKWTPGLQAGRNTPTFLIKDEGYFKNTYYFDKATDRKYTDWIHSCIEEEFVREDVFDGMAMIIFSELIKENVLTTLPSKNSDQIWGLNKEELFITTEVKELSCNTCGNIVNVGEENLSYWINAPCWLTKCGGRLEEVELNSMNYYHKLYNNADLERVIAKEHTGLLERDDREALEEDFKRSKKDSFPWDPNLLSCTPTLEMGIDIGDLSTVVLCSVPPGQAQFMQRTGRAGRKDGNALTLAVANAKPHDLYYYAEPEEMLSGAIIPPKVFLRASAVLERQFVAYCLDSWIKKGIDEQAIPKKISVCLSNLSKKSNTVFPFNFLNYIQNNLSKLVRTFTELFREGELDADAINEIKVFVEGDSKNESPMHLKILDAFEQLKKHRDSIRNNVKELGKLIKELEGKPKDSSYEDELKDLKSERRALSGIVKDINNKNIFNFLSDEGLLPNYAFPEAGIILKAILYRKEEDDQPKMVRGKRKYQKLIHEYNRSASSAISEFAPHNSFYVDGRKLKIDQIDLNSSKTAKWRLCPNCSHADIEGYGVSKASCPRCGSLGWADGGQVRSMLKVQMVYSNTDYTKSLIDDESDDRQNIFYMKQMLVDVDEENDVIKAFRMDNEEFPFGYEFVKKAKMREINFGEADTFGEKLTVSGVEDVRKGFTICKHCGKVQQENGKANHTFSCKARNQDASLENPFEECLFLYREFETEALRLLVPATTMDTSNIRQESFTAAFMLGMREYFGNVDHLRATISEVPVDEGAYRKQYLVIYDSVPGGTGYLKQLLQNENALVDIFENALDVLESCSCKEDIQKDGCYHCIYAYQQSQKIGVISRRVAVNLLNFILSGQKNIEEITNLGNIKINSLFESELELRFVEALRRKTETNRSVKVDKTLVNNKEGYQVSINGFLWVVEPQVKLDSADNVSVTSKPDFVIRPLRKSSNHRPIAIFMDGFLYHKDRVADDTLKREAIRRCGDYRVWTLTWKDIHEIINPSGNEITPTLRYEEMPSGSQMFIRTLESEGFGNMKLGFGSSFEILMQYLEADKGEKMLSAYAKAFSWSVLDMSNISKELMFNEWRQKLSPLLEYTSDNIESFPFRKTIFSLWHPRGKSSHMLVVAGVNTEAITKNKRQEVTIYAILEDQKEFRSDRYEADWNGFWHFYNVMQFLDTFMAFTETGLQQDIYNELEITDYAEIESAQFSLSANAEEWELVKEQILDEEIIIILVDSLIKNNMEPPSSVGFELENENSKIIAQAELAWEERKIAILLPEQNEYKPVFEKLGWKAFDIQNLKPSDLNKGGK, via the coding sequence ATGTTACCATCAACCCTGGCTAGTCAGCTAAAACAAGGACTTTCTGATTACATTGAAACAACTTTTTTAATGACAAATCCTACATTTTTAGGTTCACTGAAAAAGCTGGTGGAGACAAAAGGCGCAGTTTTTCATGAACCCTATATTTCAGTAAAACTCCCCTTCCGTGTGGCCGATGAAATACCAGATTATTTTGAGGCTATAAATCAAAAATACAAACCTTATAATCACCAACTGAAAGCGTTTCAAAGGTTAACCGGGGAAGATGGGAAGTCTACCTTAGTTGCTACAGGGACAGGATCGGGTAAAACAGAATGTTTTCTTTATCCGATCCTAGAATACTGCTACAAGCATCGTGGAGAAAGTGGTATCAAAGCACTGATAATATATCCTATGAATGCACTAGCCTCGGATCAAGCTAAGCGTATAGCCGAACTGATTAATGAGAATCCAAAATTAAAAGGTAATGTCACTGCAGGTATGTATGTAGGTGGCAGTGAAGAACACCCTAAAAGAATTATGGGCAAAGATTCTGTAATAACCGATCATGAGACCTTGTTAAATGCCCCTCCTGATATTCTATTGACCAATTACAAAATGCTCGATTATCTCTTGGTGAGACCGAAAGATGCAAATTTATGGTCAGAGAACGATCCAGAAACTCTTAAATATATAGCTGTCGATGAGCTTCACACTTTTGATGGTGCTCAGGGTACCGATTTAGCATGCTTATTAAGACGATTAAAATCTAGGCTTTATACCCCTGCAGGTCATCTTTGCTGTATTGGTACTTCAGCAACCATGGGATCTGAAGAAAATGCAAAGCATATATCAAGATATGCAAGTAATGTTTTTGGCGAATCTTTCGATGAAGATGCGGTAGTTATCGAAGACCGTCAATCGGCAGTCGACTTTTTTGCAGAATTCGAGGTTAAGGACTTTACATTCCCTTCTAAAAATAGATTACAAGAATTAAAAGACACTATCGAAGACGGAGATGAGAGTGAATATTTAAGGCTTGCTACAGAGCTATGGTTTGATGATAATTTTGACAAATCAAATATAATGACACCCAATACTAGGCTAGAAATTGGGCGTCGACTGATGGAACATAGTTTTATGAGAAGCTTAACAACGCTTACCGATAACCAATATATTCAAACAGAAACAATTTATAAGGAACTATATATAAGCCATCCGGAATTGGATGATATAAAAAATCATCCGGAATTTCTTGATGCTTTTTTTGCTTTGATTTCCCATGCTAGAACCGGCAATGAGTTAAATCTCTGTCCATTTTTGACAGTGCAAGTGCAACTGTGGATGCGAGAACTCCGGAGATTGTTGGCTAAAGTAACAACGGATGATATTGAATATGCCATTGCCTCTGATCTTAACGAACAACAGGCAAAAAATTACCTTCCTGTGGTTAATTGTCGTGATTGTGGTGAAACAGGTTGGGTCTCGATTGCAAACGAAAGAGGTAATTTGACACTAAAGAATCTGAATGTTTTTTACAATTTATATTTTAAACAAGATGACAATATTACAATGGTTTTTCCCCATAAGTATGATGGGACTAAACATAAGTTTTTGGAAGCCTCTCTATGTCCAGAGTGTCTTCAACTGGAGGTAGGACCTGAGAAAAATCATGTTTGTAATGAAGGTGGAGAAAAGTTATTAGATGTGATTATCCCTTCAAAACTAGAGACAAGCGGATCGAAAAATAGAAAACAATATGTATGTCCTTTTTGTAGTAGCAAAAGAGGTTTATCCATCATTGGACTTAGAAGTGCGACTGCTATTAGTGCAAGTGTTTCACAAATGTTTGCATCCAGATTTAATGATGATAAAAAAACCTTGGCGTTTTCAGATAATGTTCAGGATGCAGCCCATCGTGCAGGATTTTTCAATTCTAGGACCTGGAGATTTGGACTTAGAAGTGCAATACAAAGATTTGCCATTTTTAAAGGTAAAGGTTTAAACTTGGAAGATTTCTCGAAAGGATTTATTAATTACTGGTATTCACAATTAACAAAGGAAGAGTTTGTTAGCTATTTTATTGCCCCGAACATGACTTGGAAAACAACTTATGAAAACATGTTAGTTAATGGGAAGCTCACTCAAAATGAAAATAGCAAAAAACTGATTAGGGAAATTGAAAGGCGACTTAACTATGAAATTATGTTGGAGTATGGGTCTGCGAGTCAAATCGGTCGTACCTTGGAAAAATCGAGATGTTCTACAATTATTTTTAATAACGAGATGGTTACTAAGGTTAGTAAAAATATTCAAACGAGGGCTATTAATGAACTTGCGGCACTTAATAATTCAGAACTGAAGGTATTTATGAAGATGGTTGTCGGATTTTTAAATCTTGTTAGACGAAATGGTGCTTTTAACGATACATCATTCTATAGCTACACGCAGGAGAATGGCAGGCCATATTTGCTTTCACATGACTACACAAAATGGACACCAGGGTTACAGGCCGGAAGGAATACACCAACCTTTCTTATCAAAGATGAAGGTTATTTCAAAAACACGTACTACTTTGATAAGGCAACCGATCGAAAATATACTGATTGGATCCATTCATGTATAGAAGAGGAATTTGTAAGAGAAGATGTATTCGACGGTATGGCGATGATTATCTTTTCAGAACTTATTAAAGAGAACGTACTGACTACCTTGCCTTCAAAAAATTCTGATCAAATATGGGGTCTCAATAAAGAAGAACTATTTATTACTACGGAAGTGAAGGAGCTAAGTTGTAATACTTGTGGAAACATAGTAAATGTTGGAGAAGAAAACCTTTCATATTGGATCAATGCACCCTGCTGGCTCACAAAATGTGGAGGACGTTTAGAAGAGGTTGAGTTAAACTCAATGAACTATTATCACAAACTTTATAACAATGCCGACCTAGAAAGAGTAATTGCTAAAGAGCATACTGGATTGTTAGAGCGTGATGATAGAGAAGCTTTAGAAGAGGACTTTAAACGAAGCAAAAAAGATAGTTTTCCATGGGATCCAAATCTACTTTCGTGTACACCGACACTAGAGATGGGAATTGATATTGGAGATCTTTCAACTGTTGTACTTTGTAGTGTGCCGCCAGGCCAAGCGCAGTTCATGCAAAGAACTGGCCGTGCGGGAAGAAAAGATGGTAACGCTCTTACATTGGCAGTAGCCAACGCAAAACCTCATGATTTGTATTACTATGCTGAACCAGAGGAAATGTTATCGGGGGCAATTATACCACCAAAAGTTTTTTTACGGGCATCAGCAGTTCTTGAACGACAATTTGTAGCCTATTGTCTTGATAGCTGGATCAAAAAAGGAATTGATGAGCAGGCGATTCCGAAAAAAATAAGTGTTTGTTTGAGTAATCTTTCGAAAAAATCGAATACAGTTTTCCCATTCAACTTTTTAAATTATATACAAAACAACCTTTCAAAACTTGTTAGGACTTTTACAGAGCTTTTTCGAGAAGGAGAGCTGGATGCAGATGCAATAAATGAGATAAAAGTCTTCGTTGAGGGAGATAGCAAGAATGAAAGTCCTATGCACTTAAAAATTCTAGATGCTTTTGAACAATTAAAAAAGCATAGGGATTCTATAAGAAACAATGTAAAAGAATTAGGAAAACTTATAAAAGAATTGGAAGGAAAACCAAAGGATTCATCTTATGAAGATGAATTAAAAGATCTAAAGAGTGAAAGACGCGCACTAAGTGGCATAGTTAAGGATATTAATAATAAGAATATCTTTAATTTTCTTTCTGATGAAGGTTTGCTACCTAACTATGCTTTCCCTGAGGCAGGCATAATTTTAAAAGCGATTTTATACCGAAAAGAAGAAGACGATCAGCCTAAAATGGTAAGGGGAAAAAGAAAGTACCAGAAACTGATTCACGAATACAATCGATCTGCTTCATCTGCGATTAGTGAATTTGCACCCCATAATAGTTTCTATGTGGATGGAAGGAAACTTAAGATCGATCAAATCGATTTAAATTCATCTAAGACTGCAAAATGGAGGCTTTGTCCTAATTGTTCTCATGCGGATATCGAAGGATATGGAGTGAGCAAGGCATCGTGCCCCCGTTGTGGATCCCTTGGATGGGCTGATGGTGGACAAGTAAGGAGTATGTTGAAAGTACAAATGGTATATTCTAATACAGACTATACAAAATCCTTAATAGATGACGAAAGCGATGATCGGCAAAATATTTTTTATATGAAGCAAATGTTAGTTGATGTTGATGAAGAAAATGATGTTATTAAAGCGTTTAGAATGGATAATGAAGAGTTTCCTTTTGGTTATGAATTTGTAAAGAAAGCAAAAATGAGAGAAATTAACTTTGGTGAGGCTGATACTTTTGGTGAGAAACTTACCGTGTCTGGAGTTGAAGATGTTCGTAAAGGTTTTACAATTTGCAAGCATTGTGGAAAAGTTCAGCAGGAAAATGGTAAGGCCAACCATACATTTAGTTGCAAGGCTAGAAATCAAGATGCTTCCTTAGAAAACCCTTTTGAGGAATGCCTGTTTCTATATCGTGAATTTGAGACTGAAGCTTTACGCTTGTTAGTACCAGCAACAACAATGGATACATCTAATATCCGACAAGAATCATTCACAGCTGCTTTTATGCTTGGGATGAGAGAATACTTTGGGAATGTAGATCATTTAAGAGCCACAATAAGTGAAGTGCCCGTTGACGAGGGTGCCTATCGAAAACAGTACCTTGTAATTTATGATTCTGTGCCTGGAGGCACCGGTTATCTAAAGCAATTACTGCAAAATGAAAATGCATTAGTAGATATTTTTGAGAATGCACTAGATGTACTGGAAAGTTGTTCATGCAAAGAGGATATTCAAAAAGATGGGTGTTATCATTGCATTTATGCTTATCAACAAAGTCAAAAGATTGGTGTGATTTCAAGACGTGTCGCAGTTAACCTCCTTAACTTCATATTAAGTGGGCAGAAGAATATTGAAGAAATAACTAATTTAGGAAATATAAAAATCAATTCACTTTTTGAAAGTGAACTTGAATTACGATTTGTTGAAGCATTAAGAAGAAAAACTGAAACTAATCGGAGTGTAAAAGTTGATAAGACCCTTGTTAATAATAAAGAAGGGTATCAAGTATCGATTAATGGATTTTTATGGGTAGTAGAACCTCAGGTGAAATTGGATAGTGCAGACAATGTATCCGTCACTTCAAAGCCTGATTTTGTTATACGTCCACTTAGAAAATCTTCAAATCATCGACCGATTGCTATTTTTATGGATGGATTTCTATATCACAAGGATCGAGTTGCTGATGATACTCTCAAGAGAGAAGCAATAAGACGGTGTGGAGATTATCGTGTTTGGACTTTAACGTGGAAAGATATCCATGAAATTATTAATCCATCAGGTAATGAAATAACACCAACCTTAAGATATGAAGAGATGCCTTCAGGAAGTCAAATGTTCATACGTACCTTGGAAAGTGAAGGTTTTGGAAATATGAAATTAGGTTTCGGTAGTTCCTTTGAGATATTAATGCAATACCTTGAAGCAGATAAAGGAGAAAAGATGTTGTCGGCTTATGCAAAAGCATTTTCATGGTCGGTACTAGATATGAGTAACATCTCGAAGGAATTAATGTTTAATGAATGGAGGCAAAAACTCTCACCTCTATTAGAGTATACATCTGATAATATAGAATCATTTCCTTTTAGAAAAACGATTTTTAGTTTGTGGCACCCACGTGGTAAAAGTTCTCATATGTTAGTAGTAGCAGGGGTGAATACCGAAGCTATAACAAAAAACAAAAGGCAAGAAGTAACGATTTATGCTATTTTAGAGGATCAAAAGGAATTTAGAAGTGATCGGTATGAGGCTGACTGGAATGGTTTCTGGCACTTTTATAATGTGATGCAGTTTTTAGACACTTTCATGGCATTTACAGAGACTGGTTTGCAACAGGATATATATAATGAACTGGAGATCACTGATTATGCTGAAATCGAATCAGCACAGTTTAGCCTAAGCGCTAATGCAGAGGAATGGGAATTAGTCAAAGAACAAATTCTTGATGAAGAGATTATTATTATTTTAGTAGATTCCTTAATAAAAAATAATATGGAGCCACCTTCATCAGTGGGATTTGAACTTGAAAATGAGAATTCAAAGATCATAGCTCAAGCAGAATTAGCATGGGAAGAGCGTAAGATAGCGATATTGTTACCAGAACAAAACGAATATAAACCCGTATTTGAAAAATTAGGTTGGAAAGCTTTTGATATCCAAAATTTAAAACCGTCTGATCTGAATAAGGGAGGTAAATAA